One window from the genome of Pseudobdellovibrionaceae bacterium encodes:
- a CDS encoding SCO family protein: MFTQKTVIMDFKKDGRHFQFGLFAILWVLCAFPLFAQAYDTKNPTEVDVARERKKLENVGLNPDKLGSQIDLNLEFADEHGNTAPLKDYFNGDLPVLLSLVYYRCPNLCNFHMNGVVAALDKVKLQPNTEYRWLTVSMDTEETPEQALDKKKLYLEQESKEASTKREQLENGWKFLTGSEANVKALTEQLGFAYRWDPESKQFAHEAAIYTVTSDGTIAQILPGIEFIPQTIQLTLVDAAKGKIGTFVDKMSLMCFQFDPKRNKYTVYAYNFMRAGAVFTVLLLLIFLGPNLYQSLKRKS; encoded by the coding sequence TGGATTTCAAAAAGGACGGACGTCATTTTCAGTTCGGCCTTTTTGCCATACTTTGGGTTCTGTGTGCATTTCCGTTATTTGCTCAGGCTTATGACACCAAAAATCCTACGGAAGTAGACGTCGCAAGAGAAAGAAAAAAACTAGAAAATGTAGGCCTAAATCCTGATAAACTAGGCTCACAAATTGATCTTAATCTAGAGTTTGCTGACGAACACGGCAACACGGCCCCGCTTAAAGATTACTTTAATGGTGATCTTCCTGTGTTGCTGTCTCTGGTTTATTACAGATGCCCTAATCTTTGTAACTTTCACATGAACGGCGTGGTAGCTGCTTTAGACAAAGTGAAACTACAGCCCAACACTGAATATCGTTGGCTGACCGTGAGCATGGACACCGAGGAAACTCCCGAGCAGGCTTTGGATAAGAAAAAACTCTACCTTGAGCAAGAATCCAAAGAGGCTTCTACAAAAAGAGAACAGTTGGAAAATGGATGGAAGTTTCTTACGGGTTCCGAAGCCAACGTCAAGGCGCTGACTGAGCAATTAGGTTTCGCTTACAGATGGGACCCTGAGAGCAAACAATTTGCTCACGAAGCCGCTATTTATACAGTCACTTCTGATGGAACTATTGCGCAGATACTACCAGGAATTGAATTTATCCCTCAAACAATTCAGCTGACATTAGTGGATGCAGCAAAAGGGAAGATCGGCACCTTTGTGGATAAAATGTCATTGATGTGCTTCCAGTTCGATCCAAAGAGAAACAAGTACACGGTCTATGCTTACAACTTTATGAGAGCAGGAGCGGTGTTTACGGTTTTACTATTACTTATATTTTTAGGTCCTAATTTGTATCAATCGCTTAAGAGAAAGAGTTAA
- the coxB gene encoding cytochrome c oxidase subunit II produces the protein MLSFLINSAHASSYMPFQGTEIAQKVDSLYGFLLVASLISFLMLIGGMMYFAVKYKRRTENDATPNITHNNMLEFSWSFIPFLIFMFVFVWGFLIHKDMREAPEGAFEIQVTGYQWGWQFDYKSGVRTNTEFAVPVGRPVKLVMTSTDVLHSFYVPAFRIKQDVIPGAYTSLWFDAKNPGDYRVFCAEFCGTSHSEMLAVLKVLPADEFEQWLLEKSKVKDLPLAERGRILVEEGTCVACHSMDDQRKIGPGFAGLWGSQREFTDGTTAVADENYIRESMLFPSKKIVKGYADQMNVQNLDDEQIQAIIEYFKTRASETN, from the coding sequence ATGTTGAGTTTTTTGATCAATTCAGCTCACGCCAGCAGCTACATGCCATTTCAAGGAACTGAAATCGCACAGAAGGTAGATAGTCTCTATGGGTTTCTACTTGTAGCAAGTTTAATATCATTTCTTATGCTTATCGGCGGAATGATGTATTTTGCTGTAAAGTACAAACGTAGAACAGAAAACGATGCTACACCCAACATCACTCATAACAACATGTTAGAGTTTTCTTGGAGTTTCATTCCGTTTTTGATTTTTATGTTTGTGTTTGTGTGGGGCTTTTTGATTCACAAAGATATGCGTGAAGCTCCAGAAGGCGCGTTTGAAATTCAAGTTACAGGTTATCAATGGGGTTGGCAGTTTGATTATAAAAGTGGTGTAAGAACTAACACAGAGTTTGCTGTGCCTGTCGGTCGACCTGTAAAACTAGTTATGACCTCCACAGATGTGCTGCACAGTTTCTATGTTCCTGCATTTCGTATTAAGCAAGACGTGATCCCAGGGGCTTACACCTCTTTGTGGTTTGATGCAAAAAATCCAGGTGACTATCGCGTTTTTTGTGCTGAGTTTTGTGGAACAAGTCACTCTGAAATGCTTGCCGTATTAAAAGTTTTACCTGCAGATGAATTTGAACAATGGCTTTTAGAAAAGAGCAAAGTTAAGGATTTACCTTTGGCAGAAAGAGGACGAATTTTGGTTGAAGAGGGTACTTGTGTAGCCTGTCATAGTATGGACGACCAAAGAAAGATCGGTCCTGGCTTTGCGGGCCTATGGGGCAGTCAGCGTGAGTTTACTGACGGTACAACAGCCGTTGCGGATGAAAATTATATTCGTGAATCCATGCTGTTCCCATCTAAAAAAATTGTAAAAGGTTATGCTGATCAAATGAACGTACAAAACTTAGACGACGAACAGATTCAAGCTATCATTGAGTACTTTAAAACTCGTGCTAGCGAAACAAATTAA
- the ctaD gene encoding cytochrome c oxidase subunit I, with protein sequence MANSTSGLNYLNHEKGLWSWLTSLDHKRISILYFVAVFAFFFLGGVFALLLRLELINPGALFVTADTYNQFMTYHGSIMTFMVIIPGIPAFVGNFVLPLHLGAKDVAFPRVNLLSWYCLIVGAAVAFTSLLVGGADTGWTFYTPYSVSKSAAGTTLLVAGAFIIGFSSILTGLNFIATTHRLRTKGMTFFNMPLMVWALYSTAIIQIIATPVLGITLLLLILERTLGVGFFDPALGGDPVLFQHFFWFYSHPAVYIMVIPAMGVISEVITCFARKQIFGYKAIAFSSVGIAAVSFFVWGHHMFVSGQSSWASWLFSLITMLVGVPTAIKVFNWVATLYKGSIDFKAPMLFALGFIFLFTIGGVTGIMLATLPVNVHFHDTYFIVAHFHYVMVGGTLMSMMAALYYWMPKMFGKMYDQFLAQVTFVFIFMGFNVTFFPQFILGAMGMPRRYYTYLPEFTSLNVISTVGSWLIGIGFLISLYVVIKCIRSGPPAGDNPWGAKTLEWQTTSPPPHENFYETPVVTGGPYEYSSESH encoded by the coding sequence ATGGCTAATTCTACATCAGGTTTGAATTATTTAAATCATGAAAAGGGCCTCTGGTCTTGGTTAACATCATTAGATCATAAGCGTATTTCCATACTGTACTTTGTGGCGGTATTTGCTTTCTTCTTTTTAGGTGGTGTTTTTGCATTACTGTTAAGGTTAGAGTTGATTAACCCTGGGGCTTTATTTGTGACGGCTGATACGTACAACCAATTTATGACGTATCATGGCTCTATCATGACATTTATGGTGATCATTCCAGGGATTCCCGCTTTTGTTGGGAACTTCGTTTTGCCTCTACACTTAGGAGCCAAGGACGTAGCCTTTCCCAGAGTCAACTTATTGAGTTGGTACTGTCTGATTGTGGGCGCGGCCGTAGCCTTCACTTCGTTGCTGGTGGGGGGCGCTGATACAGGTTGGACATTCTATACTCCTTATAGCGTAAGCAAGTCGGCTGCAGGAACTACCTTGTTAGTTGCTGGTGCGTTCATAATCGGGTTCTCATCCATTCTGACAGGTTTGAATTTCATTGCGACAACCCATCGACTTCGCACGAAGGGTATGACCTTTTTCAACATGCCTTTGATGGTATGGGCTTTGTACTCTACAGCGATCATTCAAATCATTGCGACACCTGTATTGGGGATCACACTTTTACTTCTGATTCTAGAAAGAACTTTAGGTGTGGGTTTCTTTGACCCTGCACTAGGTGGTGACCCCGTATTGTTCCAACACTTTTTCTGGTTCTATTCACATCCTGCTGTGTACATCATGGTGATCCCTGCAATGGGTGTGATCAGTGAAGTGATCACATGTTTTGCGCGCAAACAGATCTTTGGTTACAAGGCCATTGCGTTCTCTTCAGTGGGTATTGCGGCAGTGAGTTTCTTTGTTTGGGGACATCACATGTTTGTCAGTGGTCAGTCTTCATGGGCAAGTTGGTTGTTCTCGTTAATCACTATGCTCGTAGGGGTTCCTACTGCGATTAAAGTGTTTAACTGGGTGGCCACTTTATACAAAGGCTCTATTGATTTTAAAGCTCCAATGCTATTTGCGTTAGGATTTATTTTCCTATTCACCATTGGTGGTGTGACAGGAATCATGTTGGCCACATTGCCTGTCAACGTTCACTTTCATGACACCTACTTCATCGTGGCTCACTTTCACTATGTGATGGTAGGAGGAACTTTGATGTCCATGATGGCGGCTTTATATTATTGGATGCCAAAGATGTTTGGTAAGATGTACGATCAGTTTTTAGCTCAAGTGACTTTTGTGTTTATTTTTATGGGCTTTAACGTGACCTTCTTCCCTCAATTCATCTTAGGCGCAATGGGTATGCCTCGTCGCTACTACACTTACCTGCCTGAGTTCACAAGCTTAAACGTGATCTCAACAGTAGGATCGTGGTTGATTGGTATTGGATTTTTGATCTCTCTTTATGTTGTGATTAAATGTATCCGCAGTGGACCTCCTGCTGGAGATAATCCTTGGGGTGCTAAGACTTTAGAGTGGCAGACTACGTCTCCGCCGCCGCACGAAAATTTCTATGAAACACCAGTTGTAACAGGAGGGCCGTATGAGTACAGCAGTGAATCGCACTAA
- a CDS encoding cytochrome c oxidase subunit 3 family protein produces the protein MSTAVNRTKGEFAHHFENADAEFEASKFGIWLFLCTEILMFGGLFVLYAMFSARYPEIFEEGSKFLNWKYGAVNTVLLLFSSLTIALSVHFLQKNNTKAAVLNLWITLFCAAGFMGIKYIEYTHKFHDHLFPGKFFAHETVVDNLALYFSLYFSMTGLHGIHVLIGMGLITWVLIRARRNEFNSNYYTPVECVALFWHLVDLVWIYLFPLLYLV, from the coding sequence ATGAGTACAGCAGTGAATCGCACTAAGGGCGAATTTGCACATCACTTTGAAAATGCAGATGCTGAGTTTGAAGCCAGCAAATTCGGGATATGGTTATTTCTTTGCACTGAAATCTTAATGTTTGGCGGTCTGTTTGTACTGTACGCCATGTTTTCAGCTAGATATCCTGAAATTTTTGAAGAAGGCTCTAAGTTTCTAAATTGGAAATATGGTGCGGTAAACACGGTGCTTCTATTGTTCAGCTCTTTAACCATTGCGCTGTCGGTTCATTTCTTACAAAAGAACAACACAAAGGCGGCGGTGCTAAACCTGTGGATAACGCTCTTTTGTGCCGCGGGCTTTATGGGAATTAAATATATTGAGTACACGCATAAGTTTCACGATCACTTATTCCCAGGCAAGTTTTTTGCGCACGAGACTGTAGTAGATAATTTGGCCTTATATTTTTCTCTTTATTTTTCGATGACGGGCTTGCACGGCATTCACGTATTGATCGGGATGGGATTGATCACATGGGTTCTAATTAGAGCACGTAGAAATGAATTTAATTCTAACTACTACACACCCGTAGAGTGTGTAGCTTTGTTTTGGCACTTAGTGGACTTGGTTTGGATTTATTTATTCCCGTTGCTATACTTGGTTTAA
- a CDS encoding cytochrome C oxidase subunit IV family protein, with protein sequence MSEHNQNSHHGAHHVQPFELYLKVFGALIVLTIITVWIAQFHFGVLNGFIAMFVATIKATLVGMYFMNLKHDNKLYTVILITAVAFLLLLFGFSIFDFDTRVLETSPL encoded by the coding sequence ATGTCAGAGCATAATCAAAATAGTCACCATGGTGCTCATCACGTTCAACCTTTTGAACTTTATTTGAAGGTTTTTGGAGCCCTTATCGTACTTACAATCATCACGGTTTGGATTGCTCAATTTCACTTTGGAGTTTTAAACGGGTTCATCGCCATGTTTGTGGCAACGATTAAGGCAACTTTGGTGGGAATGTACTTTATGAACTTAAAGCATGACAATAAGCTTTATACGGTCATTCTTATTACTGCTGTAGCCTTCTTGTTGTTATTATTTGGCTTCTCGATATTTGATTTTGACACCAGAGTGCTGGAGACCAGCCCACTATAA
- a CDS encoding protoheme IX farnesyltransferase yields MFKAYLDLTKSGITIFVLVCGVIGYALGSPYGAPFVFEDITTFIIGLYLLSSGSLAFNQAQEWTIDKKMKRTETRPIPSGLIQPWQAYVLGIVFCVVGTLILFIHGWMPALLGVLTVVLYNGLYTLYWKKRWSFGAVPGAIPGAMPVSIGFACQNTNLLDSLHIYLFLIVFLWQMPHFWILAIKFKNDYLAGGFPVLPLKIGVERTVYHIGLYMFAYLAVAITAPITIGARWVHFLVILPFVIMVLYYFVQFVRHGEKKWLGFFLSVNFSMLAFISAPVFDRVYKLLTL; encoded by the coding sequence ATGTTCAAAGCTTATTTAGACCTTACAAAGTCAGGCATAACTATTTTCGTACTTGTATGTGGCGTAATAGGTTATGCGTTAGGGAGTCCGTACGGGGCTCCCTTTGTCTTTGAAGACATCACCACATTTATCATCGGTCTTTATCTTTTAAGCTCAGGGAGCTTGGCGTTCAATCAAGCTCAAGAGTGGACCATTGATAAAAAGATGAAAAGAACAGAAACAAGACCCATCCCTTCAGGTCTTATTCAACCTTGGCAAGCTTATGTTTTGGGGATTGTCTTCTGTGTGGTTGGAACATTGATTTTATTTATACACGGATGGATGCCTGCGCTGCTTGGGGTGCTCACAGTGGTTTTATATAACGGTCTGTACACCCTATATTGGAAAAAACGATGGTCCTTTGGTGCAGTCCCTGGTGCGATTCCTGGAGCCATGCCTGTCAGTATTGGGTTTGCCTGTCAGAACACCAATCTTTTGGATTCTTTGCACATCTATTTATTCCTTATTGTGTTTCTCTGGCAGATGCCCCACTTTTGGATTTTAGCCATCAAATTTAAAAATGATTATCTTGCGGGAGGCTTTCCTGTTCTGCCATTAAAGATTGGTGTGGAAAGAACAGTTTATCATATTGGTCTATATATGTTTGCGTATCTAGCGGTGGCCATCACAGCACCCATCACCATTGGTGCTAGGTGGGTGCACTTTTTAGTGATACTTCCTTTTGTAATTATGGTTCTATATTATTTTGTCCAATTCGTAAGACATGGCGAAAAGAAATGGTTAGGATTTTTTCTCTCCGTCAACTTCAGCATGCTCGCCTTCATCAGTGCCCCTGTCTTTGACAGAGTCTATAAACTTTTAACGCTTTAG
- the maiA gene encoding maleylacetoacetate isomerase: MSLQLYSYFRSSSAFRVRIALNIKGLNYEYLPIHLLNNGGEQNSTDYKKLNPKAEVPLLLHDGKSISQSVAIIEYLDEAFPTPPLFPSDPYLKSQVRAACEIINSGIQPLQNLRTLQKLESDFAISEEQKVKWIIDWIHMGFYAYEQLIAKHAGPYSFGEQVTTADLFLVPQVYTAFRYNMTLENYPKIAEAYKNLSQLEAVIKGSPSQQPDTPPELR, translated from the coding sequence GTGTCCTTACAGCTCTACAGTTACTTTCGCAGTTCTAGTGCCTTTCGTGTTCGCATTGCATTGAACATTAAAGGTCTAAACTATGAGTATTTGCCCATCCACCTCCTGAATAATGGTGGCGAACAAAATTCAACCGACTACAAAAAACTTAACCCTAAAGCTGAGGTGCCTTTACTTTTACATGACGGAAAAAGCATTTCCCAGTCTGTGGCCATCATCGAGTACCTTGACGAAGCGTTTCCCACCCCACCTCTTTTTCCTTCAGACCCTTATCTAAAAAGCCAAGTTCGAGCCGCTTGTGAAATTATCAATAGTGGCATCCAGCCTTTACAAAACTTACGAACTTTACAAAAACTCGAGTCCGATTTCGCCATTTCCGAGGAACAAAAAGTGAAATGGATCATAGATTGGATTCACATGGGATTTTATGCTTACGAACAACTGATTGCAAAACATGCGGGCCCTTATAGCTTTGGTGAGCAAGTTACAACCGCAGATTTATTTTTAGTTCCTCAGGTTTACACCGCTTTTAGATACAATATGACTCTTGAAAACTACCCCAAAATTGCAGAAGCATATAAAAACCTCAGCCAACTCGAAGCCGTAATCAAAGGTTCACCCTCACAACAGCCCGACACGCCTCCAGAACTGCGCTAG
- a CDS encoding fumarylacetoacetate hydrolase family protein → MKLGTLKNNTRDGELVVVRRDNEAYVKVPQIAKTMQDALDRWEECSPKLEAIFADLNSKKIAGEKLNQSDFHSPLPRAYHWADGSAFIHHIKLVRMARNAPMPPTLETVPLMYQGGSDTFLAPTEDIPQVDFSHGTDFEGEVGVITKDVPMGISPEDALDKIVLFVSINDVSLRGLIPAELEMGFGFYQSKPSSAFGPFAVTKDELGEAWKEGRIHLPLDVEYNGQFFGKANAKEMFFHFGQLIAHAAKTRNLAAGTIIGSGTVSNEDESAGSSCLAEVRMIEKIKTGEFKTPFMKDGDTVKIEMKTPNGQSIFGTIFQKVKAL, encoded by the coding sequence ATGAAGTTAGGAACACTTAAAAATAACACTCGAGACGGCGAGTTGGTTGTAGTTCGTCGTGACAATGAGGCTTATGTTAAAGTTCCCCAGATTGCGAAGACCATGCAAGACGCCCTTGATCGTTGGGAGGAGTGTAGTCCCAAGTTGGAGGCTATTTTTGCAGATCTAAATAGCAAAAAAATTGCGGGGGAAAAATTAAACCAAAGTGATTTTCACTCCCCTCTTCCACGTGCTTACCACTGGGCAGACGGGTCAGCCTTTATTCACCATATTAAACTGGTCAGAATGGCCAGAAATGCGCCTATGCCCCCCACTCTAGAAACCGTACCCTTAATGTATCAAGGGGGAAGTGATACGTTTTTAGCTCCTACTGAAGACATCCCGCAAGTGGACTTTTCCCATGGGACCGACTTTGAAGGGGAGGTGGGTGTGATCACTAAAGATGTGCCCATGGGGATTTCTCCTGAAGATGCCCTGGATAAAATCGTACTTTTTGTATCTATCAATGATGTCTCGTTGCGTGGGTTAATTCCTGCGGAATTAGAAATGGGTTTTGGCTTTTATCAAAGTAAACCCTCGTCGGCTTTTGGACCATTCGCCGTGACCAAAGACGAGTTGGGGGAGGCCTGGAAAGAAGGCCGAATTCACTTGCCTTTAGACGTGGAATATAACGGCCAGTTTTTCGGTAAGGCCAACGCCAAAGAGATGTTCTTCCATTTCGGCCAGTTGATTGCTCATGCGGCAAAGACCAGAAATTTAGCGGCGGGAACGATTATAGGCAGTGGCACGGTGTCCAATGAAGATGAATCTGCGGGGTCCAGTTGTTTGGCGGAAGTCCGAATGATTGAAAAGATCAAAACAGGCGAGTTTAAAACCCCATTTATGAAAGACGGGGATACCGTTAAAATCGAGATGAAAACCCCTAATGGCCAAAGCATTTTTGGGACAATTTTTCAAAAAGTAAAAGCCCTTTGA
- a CDS encoding RNA-binding protein, with protein MTKIYVGNIAFGTQEEDLRDLFGAKGEVVSVKIITDRESGRSKGFGFVEMSSNDDAQNAINDLNGQEFQGRNLRVNEAMDRPPRRDGGGRPGGGGGRGGRPNGGGWGR; from the coding sequence ATGACTAAAATATATGTTGGAAATATCGCTTTCGGTACTCAAGAAGAAGATCTAAGAGATCTTTTTGGAGCAAAAGGTGAAGTTGTATCTGTAAAGATCATCACTGACCGCGAATCTGGTCGCTCAAAAGGCTTTGGATTCGTAGAAATGTCATCTAATGATGATGCGCAGAACGCGATCAATGATTTGAATGGCCAAGAGTTTCAAGGCCGTAATTTAAGAGTGAACGAAGCTATGGATCGTCCACCAAGACGTGATGGCGGTGGGCGCCCAGGTGGCGGCGGTGGCCGTGGCGGTCGTCCTAACGGTGGCGGCTGGGGTCGTTAA
- a CDS encoding MmgE/PrpD family protein — MKNHTLRVYPSKENLPREEQLAWKFAELASDPVAVDKDVEEMIINRIIDNASVAIAAINRRPVANARSQALSHPRKGGAQVFGLPSEQTFSPEWAAWANGTAVRELDMHDTFLAADYSHPGDNIPPILAVGQTMSKSGQDLIRGLATGYEIQVNLVKGICLHKHKKDHIAHLCPSAAAGIGTMLGLQTERIYQAVQQAVHTCFSTRQSRKGEISSWKAYAPAFAGKLAIEAVDRAMRGENSPSPIYEGEDSVVAYMLDGKNANYTIPLPEKGEAKKAILETYTKEHSAEYQSQALIDLAFDMRKKIKDLSAIKSIVLHTSHHTHYVIGTGAGDPQKMDPKASRETLDHSIMYIFAVALEDGTWHHVDSYTPERAGRSETVKLWHKISTVEDPKWTELYHNPDPNKKAFGAKVVITFEDGSTLEDEKYVADAHPAGNRPFKRDNYIHKFKTLTSGIITDAESARFIEVVQDLPNLKAGQLGLLNIEVPLKDLLNNERDQRGIF, encoded by the coding sequence ATGAAAAATCATACACTTAGGGTTTATCCGTCAAAAGAAAACTTACCACGTGAAGAGCAGTTGGCTTGGAAGTTTGCCGAGTTAGCATCTGATCCCGTCGCTGTTGATAAAGACGTTGAAGAGATGATCATCAACCGTATCATTGATAATGCTTCTGTAGCGATTGCGGCGATTAACAGAAGACCTGTAGCCAATGCCAGATCGCAAGCTCTATCTCATCCTCGCAAAGGAGGAGCACAAGTTTTTGGTTTACCTAGTGAACAGACGTTTTCTCCAGAGTGGGCCGCATGGGCTAACGGAACTGCTGTTCGTGAGTTAGACATGCACGACACATTCTTAGCAGCAGACTACTCCCACCCTGGCGATAATATTCCTCCCATTCTGGCTGTGGGACAAACAATGAGTAAGTCGGGCCAAGACCTTATTCGCGGTTTAGCAACAGGTTATGAAATCCAAGTCAACCTAGTAAAGGGAATTTGCTTACATAAGCACAAAAAAGATCACATTGCTCACTTATGTCCTTCGGCTGCGGCAGGTATCGGTACCATGTTGGGTCTTCAAACAGAAAGGATCTATCAAGCCGTACAGCAAGCGGTGCACACTTGCTTTTCTACTCGTCAATCTAGAAAGGGTGAGATTTCAAGTTGGAAAGCTTACGCGCCTGCTTTTGCTGGTAAACTGGCTATCGAAGCCGTAGACCGTGCTATGAGAGGGGAAAATAGCCCATCGCCTATTTATGAGGGTGAGGACAGTGTGGTGGCTTATATGTTAGACGGCAAAAATGCCAACTACACCATTCCTCTTCCAGAAAAAGGCGAAGCCAAAAAAGCCATTCTTGAAACTTACACTAAAGAGCACTCCGCTGAATATCAATCTCAAGCTTTAATTGATTTGGCTTTTGATATGAGAAAAAAGATCAAAGATCTTTCTGCAATTAAAAGTATTGTTTTACACACTAGCCACCACACTCACTATGTGATTGGAACAGGTGCGGGTGACCCACAAAAGATGGACCCTAAAGCTAGTCGAGAAACTTTAGATCACAGTATCATGTACATCTTTGCTGTGGCTTTAGAAGATGGCACTTGGCACCATGTAGACAGCTACACTCCTGAAAGAGCGGGCAGATCTGAGACCGTAAAACTCTGGCATAAGATCAGCACAGTAGAAGATCCAAAGTGGACAGAGCTTTATCACAATCCAGATCCCAACAAAAAAGCTTTTGGTGCTAAAGTAGTTATAACATTCGAAGATGGCTCTACCCTTGAAGATGAAAAGTATGTGGCAGATGCTCATCCTGCAGGAAACCGCCCTTTTAAACGTGATAACTATATTCACAAATTTAAAACCTTAACTTCGGGAATCATTACAGATGCTGAGTCAGCGAGGTTCATTGAAGTTGTACAAGACCTTCCGAACCTTAAAGCAGGACAGCTAGGACTTCTGAACATTGAAGTTCCTTTAAAAGATCTTTTAAATAATGAACGTGATCAACGAGGAATTTTTTAA
- the prpB gene encoding methylisocitrate lyase — MIDLNVNAADKRKRLRADLASGKLLRYPGAFSPLVSMLIEQIGFDGVYISGAVLSNDLGLPDIGLTTLSEVGARGRAIGRTTNLPTIIDIDTGFGETMSAARTIREMTDLGISGCHIEDQVNPKRCGHLDNKSIVETQDMVKKVKAASLAKTDPNFVLMARTDARASEGLEKAIARAKAYVDAGADMIFPEALQNEAEFEAFRKAVDVPLLANMTEFGKSKLLDTKTLENLGYNMVIYPVTTLRLAMKAVEDGLRHIYEKGSQEQIVDQMQHRKRLYEILRYEDYNKFDLDIFNFRV, encoded by the coding sequence TTGATCGACTTAAATGTAAACGCTGCTGATAAAAGAAAAAGACTGCGTGCCGATTTGGCTTCGGGAAAACTTTTACGTTATCCAGGAGCATTTTCCCCGCTGGTTTCCATGTTGATAGAACAGATTGGTTTTGATGGGGTGTACATTTCTGGGGCTGTGCTTTCGAATGATTTAGGTCTGCCTGATATTGGGCTGACAACTTTATCAGAAGTTGGCGCTCGAGGCAGAGCGATTGGCAGAACCACTAATCTTCCCACTATCATTGATATAGACACGGGCTTTGGTGAAACCATGAGTGCCGCTAGAACCATTCGTGAAATGACGGACCTTGGAATCAGTGGTTGTCACATTGAGGATCAAGTGAACCCTAAAAGATGTGGTCATCTTGACAACAAATCTATCGTTGAAACTCAAGATATGGTGAAAAAAGTAAAAGCCGCGTCTCTTGCGAAGACAGATCCGAACTTTGTGCTTATGGCTAGAACTGATGCCAGAGCCAGTGAAGGACTAGAGAAGGCCATCGCTAGAGCCAAGGCCTATGTGGATGCAGGTGCTGACATGATCTTCCCAGAAGCCTTGCAAAATGAAGCCGAGTTTGAAGCGTTTAGAAAAGCTGTAGATGTGCCTTTGCTAGCGAATATGACAGAGTTTGGGAAGTCTAAATTGCTGGACACTAAAACTCTAGAAAATCTAGGCTACAATATGGTGATCTATCCTGTAACAACATTGAGATTAGCGATGAAAGCCGTTGAGGATGGACTTCGCCATATCTATGAAAAGGGCAGCCAAGAACAGATCGTCGATCAAATGCAACATCGCAAACGTTTGTATGAAATTTTAAGATACGAAGATTACAATAAATTCGATTTAGATATTTTTAACTTTCGTGTGTAA